The DNA segment GTATGCCAGCCCATGGCCCATGACTCGACGAATCCCTGGCTCAGGGGAGAGTATACAAGAGGTCGGATAATGGCCAAACCACACAGAGTAATTACTCTTGCGGCTGGCAGTATCAAATTCTTGAAGTAgcttcatttctttgtttgtaaGCATACCTAAAAATGCAAAATTCTATTATGATCTATATCATATGATACTCAACTTCAAATCTAAATAAGCTGTCTCTGTTTCAATTTAACAGTAGCTTCTAGAAAGAACTAGAAGCCAAAATAACTTTGATTCTGATATGATATTGCATGATCAGCAGATCCATCATTTATTGGCCAAAGCAAAATCAAACAACACAGATGCACTTGCCAATAAAATTAAATGGCCTTTTGGGCCCTGGAAGAAGACAAGCATCAACAGCAATGAAGGCCACTGAATCATatccatatttgtgtatgtacatataagagCGCTGGTGACGCTGTCCTTGAATGCTGTAGCTTTGATAAAAGTTGGCTTCACTAGCTAGGGATGGAACATTAAAGTTGtctgaaataataatataaaaaaaattagcaAACTAACTATTAGAATATGCATTTGGTAAAACTAATTATAGTAGCAGTAGGAAACAGTATAGGTACTGTACTATTTTCATAAGACAGGCTACCAAATCAATAAACTAACCATGATTTCCTCTGATGTCTAGCCAGACAGTGTCATTGAGAATTCCTGAGGTTTGAATAATATCACGGTATGTTGCCCACTCTTCTATATACTGTTTTGATCCCAGCCTGTCAACAGTTTTGGCATCTGTTAAGTCACCTGCAAGGTCAAATTTGATGaataataaaatggataaaatataAATCCCTATCTACAGACTACAGATTAAGACTACCCAATAAAATATAActgcaaataaaacaaatacacatcAATACATATTAACATGTGAATGGATAAACTGATTAACAGATATAGAAAAAATCCTCTTTtcaaatgcaataaaaaaaaaagatagaatataaATTGagccatacatagacaaacagagagaatttTATAAACTGAAAGACACGTCAATAGATAAAGAATTCATATTTTGGAATTCTTATCCCAAAGATGAAGGATTGCATCAATACATACTTTAACAAGGGTGGGCCAGAATTCTGAGTGGTATCTATATATCCCATGACAATGGTGGCTCTTCTGTGTTCTACATGCAACACAAGCATAATGTGGCTCTGCCTCTGATGCCATTAGTTCTCTAGCTCCTGTCTTCCAAAGTCTGTATGTACTCTTGATAAACAATAATCAGCTAGTCTAAAAAAGGCAACAAATCAAACACATGAACCTTTAAGAGATTACAATaaatgaaatatcaataaatactCAAACTCACTACTCTACTATTTCTTTATCAGAACGGAGTAGTCTGATGGGGGATGTGTGAAACATCTGTATGAATGTTCATCACCCATAAATATACTCATGAATGAATTAACCTTTAATGATGTAATGATGCTAATGTTCAGTTGGATGGTCACTTTACTGCTAAACAATTTTTTATTTCACATTCTTTAATAAATTTAGATTTCttcaagtaataaaaaaaaatattgtaataatCACAGGTATCTGATGaatacattataataatatacCACATTTCCAGGGAGGATACTATGTCTGCAAACAGGAATCTGTTCCTGCCTGCTGTTACCTATGGTGTAGAGCAAGTTACAGAGAGCtgaatatcatgaaaatataGTACAAGTAACAAAATGTTATATGTTGTTACTGTTATAGAACAAAGTGCATTTGAGATAATATAAAGTCAGCTCCATGACAACTATCTAGTATCATCAAACATGTTAAATTACAAATATAGAAATCAGAAAATGACAAAACAGCAAAAGTGTATATTTAGAAAAAGGGCTCATAGCACTGCAAAAAGGAGGCAAGGAATTTTGATATCACACATGAATGTTTATGTGAATTGGCCCTACAAGCTACACACCTTGGAAAGTCACCACTCAAGGAAGCCTAATGAATGGATTTGGGTCCATGCATAGGCCCCAATGCATCCAGATCCAAAAGGTTAAAAAAATTTACAACTCTCAGCAGCAAAAAATTCTCAACTGACATTCTAAACTTACCTGAAGCAAGGACTACTGCAGGTTTCACAGTCTTAATGGTGAAGGAAGCAAACTCTCGTAAATGCACTGAGCGTGTTGGGTCTTGAAATACACTTAAATGCAGGTCTGAAACCTAGGGTTAAAAAGTGTGTGAGACACTGCACAGCCCCCTTATGTGTTAATTATATCTTCTACTAAGTATAGTATNNNNNNNNNNNNNNNNNNNNNNNNNNNNNNNNNNNNNNNNNNNNNNNNNNNNNNNNNNNNNNNNNNNNNNNNNNNNNNNNNNNNNNNNNNNNNNNNNNNNNNNNNNNNNNNNNNNNNNNNNNNNNNNNNNNNNNNNNNNNNNNNNNNNNNNNNNNNNNNNNNNNNNNNNNNNNNNNNNNNNNNNNNNNNNNNNNNNNNNNNNNNNNNNNNNNNNNNNNNNNNNNNNNNNNNNNNNNNNNNNNNNNNNNNNNNNNNNNNNNNNNNNNNNNNNNNNNNNNNNNNNNNNNNNNNNNNNNNNNNNNNNNNNNNNNNNNNNNNNNNNNNNNNNNNNNNNNNNNNNNNNNNNNNNNNNNNNNNNNNNNNNNNNNNNNNNNNNNNNNNNNNNNNNNNNNNNNNNNNNNNNNNNNNNNNNNNNNNNNNNNNNNNNNNNNNNNNNNNNNNNNNNNNNNNNNNNNNNNNNNNNNNNNNNNNNNNNNNNNNNNNNNNNNNNNNNNNNNNNNATGTTTTCTTTACTCTCATTGAGGAAACGGTGGCACCCAGTGGGTTACTTGCAGCCTCTCCAGGCCAAGAAGGAGGTGAAGTCATTGTGGAAAGGATTTATGAAATGAAGGATGACCTGTGTTTCACAGAGTCTACACCGGAAATCAAGGACGAACCTCTAGAAACGGTGGAACATTGTGTGGAATTGGAGAGTGGAGAGCAGGTAGTGGAACATGAGGAGCCTTGGCCCAAACGACGAAAGAGTCAGGATGATGCTGAGGATGAGTGTGAGGCAAGCGAGGTAGAGACTAAGAAAGGGAGCCGTGTTAGAGTAGTTGCTTATCACTGCTCTGATTGTAGTGTCAATTTTACTGATGAGAGTGAATTTAGAGCCCACATGGAAGCTCACTTGATCAAACTGCAGAATTCGTGTGCACTTTGTAGTACAGAGTTTCCAACAAAATCTGAACTTCAAGATCATATCAAAGAACATTTTTCTAAAAATTCATCTCATACCTGTAACATATGTGAGCAAAAGTTTGTTTCAAAGAGTGGTCTGAAACGTCATAAGAAGCAGCTACATAACTTTGGAAGTGTTGTTGTTTTGAATACTGCTGTGAAATGTGGGGTATGTCAGGCTGTATTTTCTGATAAGGCTGCTTTAAGGCAGCATGCTGCATCTCATGCTACGAGAAAGCCATTTACCTGCGAAGAGTGTGGAGCAACATTTACCCAAAACGGATCCCTTCAAGTACACCTTCGGCGTCATAGAGGAGAGAAGCCATTTACCTGTCAGCTTTGTGGTAATAGTTTTACCAGAGCACACAGTCTCAAAGtgcatatgaaaacacacacgggTGAGAAGCCATATGCCTGTGAATACTGTGGTGCATGTTTTGTAACTTCATCTCATCTGACAGTTCATCGGCGGACTCATACTGGTGAAAGACCATATTCTTGTAGTGACTGTGGAGCTACATTTATAACCACTTCACACTTAAATGTACATCGAAGAGTACACACTGGAGGTGGAAACAACACTGGCACACCAGTTAGTTGTCCTCAGTGCCAAGCAACGTTTAATGACCCAGCCCAGCTTCGCCATCACCGACGCACTCAGCACAGAGTGACTCACCAGCAGTCAATGCAAGTAACATGTAAAGTGTGTGACAAGCGATTTTCAAACCACTCTCAGCTAGGTAAACACATGGTGCATGAATGTGGTTGAGTTTGGCTGAATTTAGGGGGCACAATGGCTTGGATATTTAAGAATTGTAGATCTTGGTTGTTGCAAATGATGCCGTTGGTCACAAAGTGATCAGTTAGATTTTCTCAGAAATTTAACAAATTTAGATGGATCAAGAATAAAAAAAGCTATGAAACtttgtagctatatatatatatagtaaaagaaAAGTTCTTTGGGAGCAAGACCTCTCAGTCTTTAGATTGTGAGGCCATAAATAAGTCTAATGATTGCCTTTTTAAGCGTTCCATAAACATCATGAACACGGCCCTAGTAGTGTCTGTCGTGTTGCGGTGATAGATGTCCCGCAAGACAGTAGTCTTGTAGCTAGTCTTGAAGTAGTCTCATGCGGGTAGTGTTTCGGTTTTGTTTTTTAGAAGATGCTGCCTTTTGATGCAAGTAGAAAAACCAAAGATTTAACTGTGCCATATGTTTTGCAGTGAAAATTActgcagttttatttatttataatatgtattctattttatttaataaCAGTATTGTTAAGTTATTTATTTCTCCTTGTTGTTTTTGTACAATAATGTGTCTTAGATTTTTGAGTGTTATCTACAAAAGTAACTCTCTCTTGTGTTTTAGGCTTTTAATAATCAGGGTACAATTACTTTCTGAAGCATCGGATAACTTACACGCTTAAGACTGC comes from the Penaeus vannamei isolate JL-2024 chromosome 8, ASM4276789v1, whole genome shotgun sequence genome and includes:
- the LOC113813514 gene encoding oocyte zinc finger protein XlCOF6 (The sequence of the model RefSeq protein was modified relative to this genomic sequence to represent the inferred CDS: added 301 bases not found in genome assembly), which encodes MATVGGELVGGELGVVLEETGVGVTFVDPPSLESSGLTEDALHNDLTVCQYILPHDVTVAGFEEVVEEVELGSPSWDNLNKSSSSSSLSHDSGISADPSPDVFFTLIEETVAPSGLLAASPGQEGGEVIVERIYEMKDDLCFTESTPEIKDEPLETVEHCVELESGEQVVEHEEPWPKRRKSQDDAEDECEASEVETKKGSRVRVVAYHCSDCSVNFTDESEFRAHMEAHLIKLQNSCALCSTEFPTKSELQDHIKEHFSKNSSHTCNICEQKFVSKSGLKRHKKQLHNFGSVVVLNTAVKCGVCQAVFSDKAALRQHAASHATRKPFTCEECGATFTQNGSLQVHLRRHRGEKPFTCQLCGNSFTRAHSLKVHMKTHTGEKPYACEYCGACFVTSSHLTVHRRTHTGERPYSCSDCGATFITTSHLNVHRRVHTGGGNNTGTPVSCPQCQATFNDPAQLRHHRRTQHRVTHQQSMQVTCKVCDKRFSNHSQLGKHMVHECG